A portion of the Lolium rigidum isolate FL_2022 chromosome 1, APGP_CSIRO_Lrig_0.1, whole genome shotgun sequence genome contains these proteins:
- the LOC124683704 gene encoding L-ascorbate oxidase-like, giving the protein MRLPVVFFACCALLALLHCAEAAKARHLKWEVSNMFWSPDCEEKVLIGINGQFPGPTIRAKAGDTIVVELKNGLHTEGVVIHWHGIRQIGTPWADGTAAISQCAINPEETFTYRFVVDKPGTYFYHGHFGMQRAAGLYGSLIVDVADGEEEPFKYDGELNLLLSDWYHESIYNQMVGLSSSPMRWIGEPQSLLINGRGQFNCSLAAAHTPGTKQCTAGGNKHCAPVILPVQPNKTYRLRIASTTSLASLNLAIGNHKLTVVEADGNYVEPFVVDDIDIYSGDSYSVLLTTDQDPSSNYWISVGVRGRMPKTAPALALLNYRSNRGFKLPAIAPPVTPVWNDTAHSKAFANKIRARAGTPAPPATSDRRIELLNTQNKIGGHIKWSINNVSMVLPATPYLGSLKMGLKTALAAARPADTFGRAYDVTKPPQNPNTTTGDNVYVLRHNTTVDVVLQNANALAHNVSEVHPWHLHGHDFWVLGYGEGAYKGDAADAARLNLVNPPLRNTAVIFPYGWTALRFVADNPGVWAFHCHIEPHLHMGMGVIFAEAIDQVGKVPREAVSCGATATALMNGDHL; this is encoded by the exons ATGAGGCTTCCCGTGGTGTTCTTTGCGTGCTGTGCTCTCTTGGCACTACTGCATTGCGCAGAGGCGGCCAAGGCCAGGCACTTGAAATGGGAGGTGAGCAACATGTTCTGGTCGCCAGACTGCGAGGAGAAAGTGCTCATCGGCATCAACGGCCAGTTCCCCGGCCCGACGATACGCGCCAAGGCCGGCGACACCATCGTCGTCGAGCTCAAGAACGGACTGCACACCGAGGGCGTGGTCATCCATTGGCACGGCATCAGACAG ATTGGGACGCCATGGGCGGACGGCACAGCGGCGATCTCCCAGTGCGCGATCAACCCCGAAGAAACCTTCACCTATCGATTTGTCGTCGACAAG CCGGGGACATACTTCTACCACGGGCACTTTGGAATGCAGAGGGCAGCAGGGCTGTATGGGTCCCTGATCGTGGATGTAGCAGATGGGGAGGAGGAACCGTTCAAGTATGACGGCGAGCTGAACCTGCTACTCAGCGACTGGTACCATGAGAGCATCTATAACCAGATGGTTGGCCTCTCCTCCAGCCCCATGAGATGGATCGGCGAGCCGCAG TCGTTGCTGATCAACGGTAGGGGGCAGTTCAACTGCTCGCTCGCGGCGGCGCACACGCCAGGCACCAAGCAGTGCACCGCCGGCGGCAACAAGCATTGCGCCCCGGTGATCCTCCCCGTCCAGCCCAACAAAACCTACAGGCTCAGGATCGCCAGTACCACCTCGCTGGCTTCTCTCAACCTCGCAATCGGG AATCACAAGCTGACGGTGGTGGAGGCCGACGGCAACTACGTGGAGCCGTTCGTGGTGGACGACATCGACATCTACTCCGGCGACAGCTACTCCGTTCTGCTCACCACCGACCAGGACCCGTCGTCCAACTACTGGATCAGCGTCGGCGTGCGCGGCCGGATGCCCAAGACGGCGCCGGCGCTGGCCCTGCTGAACTACCGGTCCAACCGCGGGTTCAAGCTGCCGGCCATCGCGCCGCCGGTGACCCCGGTGTGGAACGACACCGCGCACAGCAAGGCCTTCGCGAACAAGATCCGCGCCCGCGCCGGCacgcccgcgccgccggcgacgtCGGACCGCCGCATCGAGCTGCTGAACACGCAGAACAAGATCGGCGGGCACATCAAGTGGTCCATCAACAACGTGTCCATGGTGCTCCCGGCGACGCCGTACCTGGGCTCCCTCAAGATGGGGCTGAAGACGGCGCTCGCCGCGGCGCGGCCGGCGGACACGTTCGGGCGCGCCTACGACGtgacgaagccgccgcagaacccGAACACGACGACGGGGGACAACGTGTACGTGCTGCGGCACAACACCACCGTCGACGTGGTGCTGCAGAACGCCAACGCGCTGGCGCACAACGTCAGCGAGGTGCACCCGTGGCACCTGCACGGGCACGACTTCTGGGTGCTCGGCTACGGCGAGGGGGCGTACAAGGGGGACGCCGCCGACGCGGCGAGGCTCAACCTGGTGAACCCGCCGCTGCGGAACACGGCGGTGATCTTCCCATACGGGTGGACGGCGCTCCGGTTCGTGGCGGACAACCCGGGCGTGTGGGCGTTCCACTGCCACATCGAGCCGCATCTTCATATGGGCATGGGTGTCATCTTCGCCGAGGCCATCGACCAGGTCGGGAAGGTGCCCAGGGAGGCCGTGTCGTGCGGCGCCACGGCCACCGCGCTCATGAACGGCGACCACCTCTGA